From Synoicihabitans lomoniglobus, the proteins below share one genomic window:
- a CDS encoding energy transducer TonB translates to MTRDLIIGLLVSVSLHAGFLFGDRLFPEKEVVQAAVVEEEFTIELMEMPPLEPEPEEIIESTDDAPPEEIEFAPPMQADVPSVNVETPFVQKLQPPPPPGLERPTGIVSIPKTSATRAIGQGMKDLFDLKNLDQQPTPRFQAKPNYPFEMRRAGITGQVVVGFIVDARGNVREAYSVKSSHREFEQAAIQAVSKWRFRPGKKDGRAVNTRMQVPIVFNITDE, encoded by the coding sequence ATGACTCGCGACCTTATTATCGGACTTCTCGTCTCCGTCAGCCTTCACGCCGGATTCCTATTCGGTGACCGCCTCTTCCCCGAAAAGGAAGTCGTGCAAGCCGCCGTGGTCGAAGAGGAATTTACCATCGAATTGATGGAAATGCCTCCCCTCGAACCAGAACCGGAAGAAATTATCGAATCCACCGATGACGCTCCCCCCGAGGAAATCGAATTCGCCCCGCCCATGCAGGCCGACGTCCCGTCGGTCAATGTCGAGACGCCGTTCGTGCAGAAACTGCAGCCTCCTCCCCCTCCCGGACTCGAACGCCCCACGGGAATCGTTTCCATTCCCAAGACCAGCGCCACTCGCGCCATCGGTCAGGGCATGAAGGACCTGTTTGATCTGAAGAACCTCGATCAACAGCCCACCCCCCGTTTCCAAGCCAAACCAAACTATCCGTTTGAGATGCGCCGGGCCGGTATCACCGGACAAGTGGTCGTCGGCTTCATTGTCGATGCCCGCGGCAATGTTCGTGAAGCCTACTCCGTAAAATCCTCGCACCGCGAATTCGAGCAAGCAGCCATCCAGGCCGTCTCCAAGTGGCGTTTCCGCCCCGGTAAAAAAGACGGACGTGCGGTCAACACCCGCATGCAAGTTCCCATCGTTTTCAACATTACTGACGAATAA